TTAAGAGCCCGATTTTCATAAGCAACCCTTAATTTATGGAATAGGGAGCCCCTGTTGGCGGCTCCCTGAAATTTACTTGATTCAATATGTTTTTGAACTACTTACGAACAAATTCAGGGTTAGATTTTATAAGTAATAATGTTTAGAAGTTCCCCGGGAGTTTCAGCTATAAAATTAGGCTTACCGGTCGTTAGCAATTCTATGGAGTCATAACCCCACGCAACAGCAATAATTTTGACATTGTTTTTCCTACAAGCAATAATATCCCTGTATTCATCTCCGATGTAAACGATATCTTTTCCAACAAGATTATGTTTTTTTAAAAAAGCATTGATTGTCCATCCCTTCCCCATATAATGCCTTGACGTATAAATATCAGAAATATTAATATCATTTTCTTGGCAAAATTCACTGATAATATCTATTGAGTTGGAAGAAATAATACTAAGTTTTAATCCTTTTTCTTTTAATGCCCGAATAACTTTGTTGATGCCACTATATAAGCGCAATTGAGGCATAGTTTGTTGATATTTATTTTTCAGCTCGACATAAATCACAGGTATCATATAAACAGGCACGTTAATAGCTTTGCATCTCTCCAAAAGTGATAGCGAACGTAAGTTTTCGAACTCTTCCTCTTTTATTTTTCGGAATCTATATTTATCTGCTAATTGATTTAATAAATTAATAGCTGCATATCTGGAGTCTGCTATTGTTCCATCAAAGTCAAAAATAACATGTTTTATCATTGAATCTCCCTTTCATAAAATTGATTTTATACTTGGCAATAATTACCCTTCGCCGTTTCCCTAATTTATGCAAATAAAAGGTAAAGTGATACTGAAAAGCCGATAACCGTTTTCAGAATTTTTTTACAAGCAGTTTCCATATTATAAGTAACATCAATAGCAATTTAGCCGGTCTATTATAAGTCGCATTAATGAGGCATCGCATATGGCATTAAAAAATTAATTAAACTCTTTATTTTTATGAAAGCACTCCGCCGCTATACAACATATTATGTGCTATAAGCTTGTTAAATAATGGATCTATAGAAATTCGGGGTGTGTTTTCGAGGGGAGGCCTTTATAATAATGGAAAATCACAATGCTGACTTTAAACAGGCTGCTATTCAACAAAAAGAGCAAAACTTATTGGAGGTTATTGATAGCGATAAACTGCCCAGGCATATTGCCATTATCATGGACGGCAACGGCAGGTGGGCTCTTAAGCAGGGATTTCCCCGCTCCCAAGGCCACCGTGCGGGAATGGATGCTCTTAATGACATAGTAGATGTATGCTGTGATTTGAAAATCGAAGTGCTGACAGTCTACGGCTTCTCCACAGAGAACTGGAGAAGGCCCCAGGGTGAAATAGATTATCTGATGAGTTTGACAATTGAATACTTAAATAGGAAACTCGAGGAATTGTGTGCAAAAAAGATAAGAGTCAACCCCATTGGCAATTTAGAAGAGTTTCCGAAGCCGGTCCGGGATATCCTGGCTAAATCTGCCAAGCAAAGCCGGGATAATAAGAAGCTAATCTTTAACTTGGCTCTGAACTACGGAGGACGTATAGAAATAACCGACGCAGTCCGCTCCATCGCCAGGGCTGTTGAGGCGGGTTCTTTGCAAGCCAGTCAGATTGATATCCAAACAGTGTCTGAGCATCTGTATACTGCCGGTCAACCAGAGCCGGATTTATTAATCCGAACCGGCGGTGATTTCAGAATCAGCAATTTCTTGCTATGGCAATTGGCTTACAGCGAAATCTGGGTTACAGACCTAATGTGGCCGGACTTCCGGCGGCAGCATTTATTGAAAGCTTTAGTTGACTACCAGCGACGGGAGCGCCGCTTCGGAGGTTTAGCGGATATATTTTGCCGCAGCATTAACAAGGACACAAGTCCGGACTTATGCATCAGGGAGCCCCGGTAAGAGGGCTCCCTGACGCATACCTCAAGCAATTGTATTTTCCATTGAAGAATGTTTCCCTTTAAAAGCTTTTATACGGAATATTTGACCGCCCCTTTATCCTCAGCCGGTACATTGGAATCAGTTGCCCGGCCATGCCGGTGTTTAGGAAGGATATTGAAATTTTCTACGACGAACAGATAACCAAGCACACCAATGGCTATCAAACCAATGCTGACCAACCACTCGATCACGGAGGGGAAGTAAAAACCGCCCATAAAACCGGACATACCGGTAAATACAACATTCATCCGGTTAATAATGACACCCGCCACCACCAGCACCCCGAAGGTCACCAAGCCACCCTTGCTGGCGCGCAGCTTCGGACTGAAACATATAATGATAGGAATGATTATACCGGCCACCATTTCCAGCAGAAACATGTTACCTTCCAAATTACCCTGGAAAACCAGTCCGGCAGCCCCGCGGTACACCAGGTCGACCACTTTCATTACGAGGTAAACCAGCATCATATAACCGGACACCTTAATCAAAGACTGCAAAACACCAAGGTCGACCTTATGCCCATGCGCCCTGCCTGCCAGCATAGTCTCCACAGTTACCATCGCCGGTCCCACAAAGAAGGACGACATTAAAAAGAACACCGGCAGCAGCATGGACCACCAAAGCGGGTACAGCTTGCCCACCTCAATCACATACAGCGAGCCCAACGAAGACTGGTGCAGCGTGGGCAGCAACACACCAATAATCAGCAGCACGGGCATGATTTTTTTGAAAATTCCATGCCAGCGTTTTTGCACCTTTTCAGTAGCCACCTCGCCGAATTCAAGCAGCTGAATCATTGTATACAGTGATATGCACCAAAACACTTCAAACAAAACACTATGATAACCCCAGGAAACAAACGGGCGCCAGAAGTTGAACCAACGGCCGATATCCATAAATAA
This genomic interval from Desulfoscipio sp. XC116 contains the following:
- a CDS encoding HAD hydrolase-like protein translates to MIKHVIFDFDGTIADSRYAAINLLNQLADKYRFRKIKEEEFENLRSLSLLERCKAINVPVYMIPVIYVELKNKYQQTMPQLRLYSGINKVIRALKEKGLKLSIISSNSIDIISEFCQENDINISDIYTSRHYMGKGWTINAFLKKHNLVGKDIVYIGDEYRDIIACRKNNVKIIAVAWGYDSIELLTTGKPNFIAETPGELLNIITYKI
- the nrfD gene encoding NrfD/PsrC family molybdoenzyme membrane anchor subunit; protein product: MATSDKWRFPMTPTRYVLLVLGALGMLLMVYRLVFGLGSATNLNNEWPWGLWIGFDVLTGVALAGGGYSTALLVHIMGIKKFSPIARSAMLTSLIGYLLVMAGLFMDIGRWFNFWRPFVSWGYHSVLFEVFWCISLYTMIQLLEFGEVATEKVQKRWHGIFKKIMPVLLIIGVLLPTLHQSSLGSLYVIEVGKLYPLWWSMLLPVFFLMSSFFVGPAMVTVETMLAGRAHGHKVDLGVLQSLIKVSGYMMLVYLVMKVVDLVYRGAAGLVFQGNLEGNMFLLEMVAGIIIPIIICFSPKLRASKGGLVTFGVLVVAGVIINRMNVVFTGMSGFMGGFYFPSVIEWLVSIGLIAIGVLGYLFVVENFNILPKHRHGRATDSNVPAEDKGAVKYSV
- a CDS encoding isoprenyl transferase, with product MENHNADFKQAAIQQKEQNLLEVIDSDKLPRHIAIIMDGNGRWALKQGFPRSQGHRAGMDALNDIVDVCCDLKIEVLTVYGFSTENWRRPQGEIDYLMSLTIEYLNRKLEELCAKKIRVNPIGNLEEFPKPVRDILAKSAKQSRDNKKLIFNLALNYGGRIEITDAVRSIARAVEAGSLQASQIDIQTVSEHLYTAGQPEPDLLIRTGGDFRISNFLLWQLAYSEIWVTDLMWPDFRRQHLLKALVDYQRRERRFGGLADIFCRSINKDTSPDLCIREPR